Proteins from a genomic interval of Nostoc sp. TCL240-02:
- a CDS encoding sodium-dependent bicarbonate transport family permease yields the protein MDLSLIVSNILNPPILFFFLGMTAVFVKSDLEIPAPVPKLFSLYLLMAIGFKGGVELIKSGVTQEVILTLAAAMMMACVVPIYTFFILKWKLDTYDAAAIAATYGSISAVTFITASAFLTELGITFDGYMVAALALMESPAIIVGLILVNIFTADGKREFSWPEVLQEAFLNSSVFLLVGSLLIGVLTGERGWHALEPFTQGLFYGVLTFFLLDMGLVAARRIKDLQKTGVFLVLFAILIPILNAGIGLAIAKFIGMPRGDSLLFAVLCASASYIAVPAAMRMTVPEANPSLYVSTAIAVTFPFNIIVGIPLYLYGINLFWR from the coding sequence ATGGATCTCAGCTTAATTGTATCCAACATTTTGAATCCGCCAATCCTATTTTTCTTTCTAGGCATGACTGCTGTTTTTGTCAAGTCCGATCTAGAAATTCCTGCACCAGTACCCAAACTCTTTTCGTTGTATCTGCTGATGGCGATTGGTTTTAAAGGGGGAGTAGAACTAATCAAAAGCGGTGTAACTCAGGAAGTAATTCTAACACTGGCGGCAGCGATGATGATGGCTTGTGTTGTTCCAATTTACACCTTTTTTATTCTGAAGTGGAAATTGGATACTTACGATGCGGCTGCGATCGCAGCAACCTACGGTTCTATCAGTGCCGTCACCTTCATCACAGCTAGTGCTTTTTTAACTGAGCTTGGCATTACTTTTGATGGTTACATGGTGGCAGCCCTTGCCTTGATGGAATCTCCAGCGATTATAGTTGGTTTAATTTTGGTGAATATATTCACCGCCGATGGAAAGCGAGAGTTTTCGTGGCCGGAAGTTTTGCAAGAAGCATTTCTTAATAGTTCGGTATTTCTATTAGTCGGTAGTCTATTAATAGGTGTCTTGACAGGAGAACGCGGTTGGCACGCATTAGAACCCTTTACTCAAGGGTTATTTTATGGCGTTCTCACCTTCTTTTTACTGGACATGGGATTGGTGGCTGCTAGAAGAATTAAAGACTTGCAAAAAACCGGAGTTTTCTTAGTTTTATTTGCCATACTAATCCCAATACTTAATGCAGGCATTGGGTTAGCGATCGCCAAATTCATCGGTATGCCTCGCGGAGATTCGCTTTTATTTGCTGTATTGTGTGCCAGTGCTTCTTACATCGCTGTCCCGGCGGCTATGCGGATGACTGTTCCTGAAGCAAATCCCAGCCTGTATGTTTCTACCGCTATAGCAGTGACATTCCCGTTCAATATTATTGTGGGAATTCCGTTATATCTCTACGGAATTAACCTATTTTGGAGATAA
- a CDS encoding carbonic anhydrase, which translates to MKHFIERRDFLKLGITGAFGMALTASDFLWRVEQAKADETPPNLPESLNPDAALQKLMEGNQRFVEHQPQYPDQSALRLQEVAQAQHPFATILSCADSRVPAEIVFDQGIGDIFDVRIAGNIATHEAIGSIEYAVVLLGSPLLMVMGHERCGAVTAAVKKESLPGDISTFVKAIKPALKKVKDLPGDAVDNAVVANVQYQIERLQKSKLLSEQVRSGKLKIVGGRYDLDTGRVTILT; encoded by the coding sequence ATGAAGCATTTTATAGAACGTCGTGACTTTTTGAAGTTGGGAATCACAGGGGCATTTGGAATGGCATTAACTGCCAGTGATTTTCTCTGGCGGGTGGAACAGGCTAAAGCTGACGAAACGCCTCCAAACCTCCCTGAATCTCTAAACCCCGATGCCGCATTGCAAAAGCTGATGGAAGGAAATCAGCGATTTGTTGAGCATCAACCCCAATACCCCGATCAATCAGCACTGCGGTTGCAGGAAGTTGCCCAAGCTCAACATCCATTTGCAACTATTCTTAGTTGTGCTGATTCACGAGTACCCGCAGAAATTGTTTTCGATCAGGGCATTGGAGACATCTTTGATGTTCGGATTGCTGGAAATATTGCCACACATGAAGCGATCGGCAGTATTGAATATGCCGTTGTCTTATTAGGTTCTCCACTGCTGATGGTGATGGGACATGAACGTTGTGGCGCTGTAACCGCAGCTGTAAAAAAGGAATCGTTACCTGGTGATATTAGTACTTTTGTCAAGGCAATTAAGCCAGCCCTGAAAAAGGTCAAGGATCTGCCAGGTGACGCGGTTGACAATGCTGTGGTGGCAAATGTGCAATATCAAATTGAACGGTTGCAGAAATCAAAGCTTTTAAGTGAGCAGGTGCGATCGGGCAAATTGAAAATTGTCGGGGGTCGTTACGACTTGGATACAGGGAGGGTAACTATTCTTACTTAG
- a CDS encoding AAA family ATPase, with the protein MKVKRLTMQSFRGIGDLTLEFDQMEPTVLIGINGVGKSSILDCLAILLTQFTGQIQDSLESLRFFITQDVTNRRDRTYNEITVFIELQELTWSMTEYKSAKNNDGKYIDLQAHIKSISDLKKEIKTKLKNYKGIQVDTILMQSENMHIEIANAIRSGLKEDLKIAIENLNNQLATIADTNVPLAVYYPVNRAVIDMPLEISEISSFKQVDAYEQALTGGRIDFKTFFEWFRNREDLENERRRDNPDYRDKQLEAVRQAISSLIPEFLNLRVERSPLRMTVRKKGEELIVNQLSDGEKCLLAMVGDLARRLAIANPGLTEPLEGEGVVLIDEIELHLHPKWQREIIPALTRTFPNCQFIVTTHSPQVISQVKPEGIYILEKTDEGVVAKRPESSFGRDSNRILEDLMGVPARPQEIKDRLHELFRLIDEGNLDGARQLSQEIADIIGQDEPELVKASVSIRRKEILKR; encoded by the coding sequence ATGAAAGTCAAGCGCTTGACAATGCAATCCTTCCGTGGAATCGGCGATTTGACGCTAGAGTTTGATCAAATGGAACCAACGGTTCTTATTGGTATTAATGGCGTGGGAAAATCGAGTATTCTTGACTGTCTTGCTATTCTTCTAACACAGTTTACTGGACAGATTCAAGACTCACTCGAATCTTTACGTTTCTTTATTACACAAGATGTTACAAACAGACGTGATAGAACATACAATGAAATTACTGTATTTATAGAATTACAAGAATTAACTTGGTCAATGACTGAATATAAAAGTGCAAAAAATAATGATGGTAAGTACATTGATTTACAAGCTCATATTAAAAGTATTTCCGATTTAAAAAAAGAAATAAAAACGAAGCTAAAAAATTATAAAGGTATTCAAGTTGACACTATTCTGATGCAAAGTGAAAATATGCATATAGAGATAGCAAATGCGATACGTAGCGGATTAAAAGAAGATTTAAAAATAGCTATTGAAAACTTAAACAATCAGTTAGCAACTATTGCTGATACTAATGTTCCTTTAGCAGTTTATTACCCCGTTAATCGTGCTGTTATTGATATGCCTCTAGAAATTTCAGAGATATCTTCTTTTAAACAAGTAGATGCTTATGAGCAGGCACTCACAGGAGGAAGAATAGACTTTAAAACATTTTTTGAATGGTTTAGAAATCGAGAAGACTTAGAGAATGAAAGACGAAGGGATAACCCTGATTATAGAGACAAACAATTAGAAGCAGTAAGACAAGCTATCTCTTCATTGATACCAGAATTCTTAAACTTGCGAGTTGAGCGTTCACCCCTACGAATGACTGTCAGAAAAAAAGGTGAGGAACTTATAGTCAATCAACTATCTGATGGGGAGAAATGCTTGTTGGCAATGGTGGGTGATTTAGCAAGACGATTAGCGATCGCTAACCCAGGTTTAACAGAACCACTCGAAGGTGAGGGTGTTGTTTTAATTGATGAAATTGAACTCCACCTACACCCTAAATGGCAACGAGAAATTATTCCGGCGTTGACGAGAACATTCCCTAATTGCCAATTTATCGTCACCACACATTCGCCTCAAGTAATTAGCCAAGTCAAGCCAGAAGGAATTTATATTCTAGAAAAAACAGACGAAGGTGTTGTTGCTAAAAGACCAGAAAGTTCCTTTGGGAGAGATAGTAATCGGATCTTAGAAGACCTCATGGGTGTTCCGGCACGTCCACAAGAAATTAAAGATCGTTTACATGAGTTATTTAGACTAATTGATGAAGGTAATCTTGATGGTGCTAGGCAATTATCTCAAGAAATTGCTGATATTATTGGACAAGATGAACCAGAATTAGTAAAAGCAAGTGTATCTATTCGACGCAAAGAGATTTTGAAGCGGTGA
- the pcrA gene encoding DNA helicase PcrA, whose translation MTTTIDFLSHLNPSQRQAVEHYCGPLLVVAGAGSGKTRALTYRIANLILKHRVDPENILAVTFTNKAAREMKERIQRLFAEQLAMKQHGQRLDLLTEYQQTQLRSQVYKNTIKDLWCGTFHSLFSRILRFDIEKYVDEKGRKWNRNFSIFDESDVISLIKEIVNKELNLDDKKFDARSVRYAISNAKNQGLSPQEFEQDQPNYRGRVIAQVYNFYQDKLAQNNALDFDDLILVPTRLFQQNEQVLGYWHRKFRHILVDEYQDTNRTQYQLINLLVTNGETKKSEWQWENRSVFVVGDADQSIYSFRMADFTILLGFQEDFGDGLVDDDTRTMVKLEENYRSCENILQAANELIENNTQRIDKVLKATRGTGEQITCHKADEELAEAAFVINQISTLEQQNPELNWGSFAILYRTNAQSRPFEELLVKYQIPYTVVGGMRFYDRKEIKDVVAYLRAINNPADTVSLLRVINTPRRGIGKTTIDALMNASQQLGTTLWEILSDETSVNTLAGRATKAVNNFAAIISRWQGQVATLPVTEVLQGILEDSGYVQDLMNQGTDEATDRVQNVQELYNAALQFQEENEEISLRDFLSSAALSSDLDNLKEGQTAVSLMTLHASKGLEFPVVFLVGLEQGLFPGYRSLSDPASLEEERRLCYVGITRAQERLYLSHARERRLYGSREPAMRSQFLDELPEELLSTKRASRQSYTKSASAPSEKQDATQNWQVGDRVLHKTFGLGEITHVFGTGNKMSVAIKFASLGQKIVDPRVAQLQKI comes from the coding sequence ATGACAACAACCATCGACTTTCTCAGTCACCTTAACCCTAGTCAACGTCAAGCTGTCGAACACTACTGCGGCCCGTTGCTAGTTGTTGCTGGCGCAGGTTCCGGTAAAACACGAGCGCTGACTTATCGTATTGCGAATCTAATTCTGAAACACCGTGTTGATCCAGAAAATATCCTGGCGGTTACTTTTACTAACAAAGCCGCGCGGGAAATGAAAGAACGGATTCAACGGCTGTTTGCGGAACAACTGGCGATGAAACAACACGGACAGAGGTTGGATTTGTTGACAGAATATCAACAAACGCAATTGCGATCGCAAGTTTACAAAAATACGATCAAAGATTTGTGGTGTGGCACTTTCCATAGTCTCTTTTCTCGCATTCTCCGCTTTGATATTGAAAAATACGTAGACGAAAAAGGACGCAAGTGGAATCGCAATTTCTCTATCTTTGATGAATCAGATGTAATCAGTCTAATCAAAGAAATCGTTAATAAAGAGCTAAACTTAGACGATAAGAAGTTTGATGCCCGCTCAGTTCGCTACGCTATTAGTAACGCTAAAAACCAAGGTTTATCGCCCCAAGAATTTGAGCAAGACCAACCAAATTATCGCGGACGGGTAATCGCCCAAGTTTACAATTTCTATCAAGATAAGTTAGCACAAAATAACGCTCTCGACTTTGACGATCTTATTCTTGTACCTACTAGATTATTTCAACAAAACGAGCAGGTATTAGGTTATTGGCATCGCAAATTTCGTCATATTCTTGTAGATGAATATCAGGATACTAACCGCACTCAGTATCAACTGATTAATTTATTAGTTACTAATGGCGAAACGAAAAAGAGCGAATGGCAATGGGAAAATCGTTCAGTTTTTGTTGTCGGTGATGCAGACCAATCAATTTACAGCTTTCGGATGGCAGATTTCACCATCTTGCTAGGATTTCAGGAAGACTTTGGCGATGGTTTGGTAGATGATGACACCCGAACGATGGTTAAGCTAGAAGAAAACTATCGTTCTTGTGAAAACATTCTGCAAGCAGCTAATGAACTAATTGAAAATAACACCCAACGGATTGATAAAGTCCTAAAAGCGACGCGGGGGACGGGTGAGCAGATTACTTGTCACAAAGCCGATGAAGAACTTGCAGAAGCGGCATTTGTAATTAATCAAATTAGCACTTTAGAACAGCAAAACCCAGAGTTAAACTGGGGTAGTTTTGCTATACTTTATCGGACGAATGCTCAATCTCGTCCCTTTGAAGAATTGTTAGTTAAATATCAAATTCCTTACACAGTTGTGGGGGGAATGAGGTTTTACGATCGCAAAGAAATTAAAGATGTTGTTGCTTATTTAAGAGCGATAAATAATCCAGCTGATACAGTCAGTTTATTACGAGTTATTAATACTCCCCGGCGGGGGATTGGCAAAACCACTATTGATGCTTTGATGAACGCATCTCAGCAATTAGGGACGACTCTGTGGGAAATACTCAGCGATGAAACATCAGTTAACACATTAGCTGGACGGGCGACAAAAGCTGTAAATAACTTTGCCGCAATAATTAGCCGTTGGCAAGGACAAGTCGCCACGCTTCCGGTGACAGAGGTTTTACAAGGAATATTAGAAGATTCTGGTTACGTTCAAGATTTGATGAATCAAGGCACAGATGAAGCCACAGATCGGGTACAAAACGTTCAGGAACTTTATAACGCTGCACTGCAATTTCAAGAAGAGAACGAAGAAATTTCCCTGCGAGATTTTTTGAGTAGTGCTGCCCTCAGTTCCGATTTGGATAACTTAAAAGAAGGACAGACAGCCGTTTCTTTGATGACTTTGCACGCTTCCAAAGGTTTGGAATTTCCCGTAGTATTTTTAGTGGGATTAGAACAAGGGCTATTTCCCGGCTACCGATCACTAAGTGATCCCGCATCTTTGGAAGAAGAACGCCGCCTGTGTTATGTGGGGATTACTCGCGCTCAGGAAAGGTTATATTTATCACACGCGCGGGAACGCCGTTTGTATGGTTCACGAGAACCTGCGATGCGATCGCAATTTCTCGACGAATTACCAGAAGAATTGTTATCTACCAAACGCGCAAGTCGTCAAAGTTATACCAAAAGTGCCTCTGCTCCTAGTGAAAAACAAGATGCAACCCAGAATTGGCAAGTAGGCGATAGAGTATTACACAAAACCTTTGGGCTTGGTGAAATCACTCATGTCTTCGGAACAGGTAATAAAATGTCTGTAGCAATTAAATTTGCCAGCTTAGGACAAAAAATTGTTGACCCAAGAGTAGCACAGTTGCAAAAAATTTGA
- a CDS encoding GAF domain-containing protein, translating into MTQQELPYALNNILESYQAPDTLFSELLAAVGNFLQSDRCFLCLHNPQNNFIRVAFCWIRTPDIPTVYNEDWAALPPSLADEDPMFAAALRAEPSIFVEDVETADPQVLNREFEQKNFGHSALIHAHIRQDGQLWGILQPCIFGHPRI; encoded by the coding sequence ATGACTCAGCAAGAACTTCCTTATGCACTCAACAATATTTTAGAATCGTATCAAGCACCAGATACTCTATTTTCTGAACTGTTGGCAGCAGTAGGGAATTTTTTACAATCTGATAGATGTTTTCTATGCCTACATAATCCACAGAATAACTTTATTAGAGTTGCCTTTTGTTGGATTCGCACTCCAGATATACCTACCGTCTACAATGAAGACTGGGCAGCGCTGCCCCCATCTTTAGCAGATGAAGATCCGATGTTTGCGGCTGCGTTACGTGCCGAACCTTCAATCTTTGTCGAAGATGTAGAAACTGCTGACCCTCAAGTCTTAAATCGGGAATTTGAACAGAAAAATTTCGGACATAGCGCCCTGATTCATGCTCATATCCGCCAGGATGGGCAACTATGGGGAATTTTACAACCCTGCATTTTTGGTCATCCCAGAATTTGA
- a CDS encoding metallophosphoesterase: protein MNLKRRQFLFLSSFSAIGTGFLAWMLTNQNHQSADITDSTTAIAANPVKKDLLLRFVSVADTGTGARGQYAVARAMNAYHKQNPYDLVVLAGDNIYNNGEIEKIGEVFERPYQPLLKQGVKFQACLGNHDIRTANGDRQVKYAGFNMKGRYYTFRRGTVQFFALDTNSNADWKNQLPWLEKELSLSNAPWKVVFGHHPIYSSGQYGNNPDFIRTFTPLFKKYGVQLYINGHEHNYERTRAIDGTTYLICGAGAGNRPVGRSEWTGYSTSDLSFASYEVYKDRIEISAIATNNRVFDQGIIQLKSA from the coding sequence ATGAACCTGAAACGCCGTCAATTTTTATTTTTAAGTAGCTTCAGTGCCATTGGTACAGGATTTTTAGCCTGGATGTTAACTAATCAAAATCATCAAAGTGCTGATATTACCGATTCAACAACAGCTATAGCCGCCAACCCAGTCAAAAAAGACTTGTTATTACGTTTTGTGTCTGTGGCTGATACAGGAACTGGGGCTAGAGGACAGTATGCTGTGGCTAGGGCAATGAATGCCTATCACAAACAAAATCCTTATGATTTAGTCGTTTTAGCTGGAGACAACATTTACAATAACGGCGAAATTGAGAAAATAGGCGAAGTTTTTGAGCGTCCTTATCAACCTTTACTGAAGCAAGGTGTGAAATTTCAGGCTTGTTTAGGTAATCACGATATTCGTACCGCCAATGGCGATCGACAAGTCAAGTATGCTGGCTTTAATATGAAGGGACGTTACTATACATTTCGCCGGGGAACTGTACAATTTTTTGCTTTAGATACTAATAGTAATGCTGATTGGAAAAACCAGCTACCTTGGTTAGAAAAAGAATTAAGTCTTAGTAATGCTCCTTGGAAAGTGGTATTTGGTCATCATCCGATTTATTCATCGGGTCAGTATGGGAATAATCCAGATTTTATTAGAACTTTCACTCCCCTATTTAAAAAATACGGCGTTCAACTTTACATCAATGGTCACGAACATAATTATGAACGCACTCGTGCTATTGATGGGACAACTTACTTAATTTGTGGTGCAGGTGCTGGCAACCGTCCTGTAGGGCGTTCTGAGTGGACTGGGTATTCTACTAGTGACTTAAGTTTTGCCTCTTATGAGGTGTATAAAGATAGAATAGAAATAAGTGCGATCGCTACTAATAATCGCGTTTTTGATCAAGGGATTATTCAATTAAAATCAGCTTAG
- a CDS encoding RimK family alpha-L-glutamate ligase: protein MLDNLSLLLKACENLNIGYEIIHPAENLVKVKLNNKQHFFCNYSTPIINQAVAQIIKDKEYTYHILKNKVKLPRTVGFLSPFCDLQYKIYLKFPSFEDIILEIKKTFETPVIVKRNSGSSGHNVFLCRNTDEVETALKEIFNINNKKYDYVAIAQEFIDIKSEYRAVFLNKELVLLYEKDITNAKFVGNLSPLHWDGAKAKYINDPQILSEIANFAKPIFEELDIDYGGLDIVLDRDNQYWLIEINSHPNYTIFTRDNGEEPVLRIFEKMLLSLGSN from the coding sequence ATGTTAGATAACCTTTCGCTATTGCTCAAAGCTTGTGAAAATTTAAATATCGGCTATGAAATTATTCATCCGGCTGAAAACTTAGTAAAAGTAAAACTGAATAATAAACAACATTTTTTTTGTAATTATAGTACTCCAATAATAAATCAAGCCGTAGCCCAAATTATCAAAGATAAGGAATATACTTACCATATTTTAAAGAACAAAGTTAAACTCCCTCGGACAGTAGGTTTTCTTTCACCTTTTTGTGACCTCCAATATAAGATTTACTTAAAATTTCCAAGTTTTGAAGATATTATATTAGAAATAAAAAAAACCTTTGAAACACCTGTAATTGTTAAACGGAATTCTGGCTCAAGTGGACATAACGTTTTTTTATGTCGGAATACAGATGAAGTTGAAACTGCTTTAAAAGAGATTTTTAATATTAATAATAAAAAGTATGATTACGTTGCGATCGCTCAAGAGTTCATTGACATAAAATCTGAGTATAGAGCCGTTTTTCTAAATAAAGAGTTAGTTCTACTATATGAAAAAGATATAACTAATGCAAAATTTGTAGGCAACCTCAGCCCTCTTCACTGGGATGGTGCGAAAGCAAAGTATATCAATGACCCGCAAATTTTGTCAGAGATTGCTAATTTTGCTAAACCAATTTTTGAAGAATTAGACATTGATTATGGTGGTTTAGATATAGTCTTAGATCGAGATAACCAATATTGGTTAATTGAAATCAATTCTCATCCAAATTATACTATTTTCACTAGAGACAATGGAGAGGAGCCTGTATTGAGAATTTTTGAAAAAATGCTCCTTAGCCTAGGATCAAATTGA
- a CDS encoding antibiotic biosynthesis monooxygenase: MILEAVMLLVKPGLKSDFEATFKEASKIISSMDGYLSHELHKCIEIQGKYLLLVRWETLESHTVGFRSSTEYQEWKKLLHNFYEPFPTVEHFEEIEI, from the coding sequence ATGATTCTTGAGGCAGTTATGCTTCTTGTTAAACCTGGTCTAAAATCCGATTTTGAAGCTACTTTCAAAGAAGCTTCTAAAATTATTTCCTCAATGGACGGATATTTATCTCATGAATTACATAAATGTATAGAGATTCAAGGTAAATACTTATTACTTGTCAGATGGGAAACTTTAGAATCTCATACTGTAGGATTTAGAAGTTCTACTGAGTATCAAGAATGGAAAAAACTTCTGCATAATTTTTATGAACCATTTCCCACTGTTGAACACTTTGAAGAAATTGAAATATGA
- a CDS encoding P-II family nitrogen regulator, with protein sequence MHVVKKIEIIANSFELAKILDNLDKSGVHNHAVIRNVAGKGLRGTTEDLDMTMLDNVYILAFCMPEELKRVVENLKPLLNKFGGTCYVSDVMEIRSVRCVASM encoded by the coding sequence ATGCACGTAGTTAAAAAGATAGAAATTATTGCCAATTCCTTTGAACTTGCCAAAATTTTAGATAATTTAGACAAGTCGGGTGTACATAACCATGCCGTAATCCGAAATGTTGCTGGCAAAGGATTACGAGGAACGACAGAAGATTTAGACATGACCATGCTTGATAATGTTTACATCCTCGCGTTTTGTATGCCAGAAGAACTCAAGCGTGTTGTAGAAAATCTCAAACCACTTCTCAATAAATTCGGAGGTACTTGCTACGTTTCGGATGTGATGGAAATTCGCTCTGTCAGATGTGTTGCGTCAATGTAA
- a CDS encoding retron system putative HNH endonuclease, with translation MKYIKKSEEPESFTVWKNLANEDWQPSWDDFRKPQKTDVHDSLLQEQGFICCYCGRRITKEISHIEHLKPRYPNTELALEYTNMLASCQRERERKEPLHCGSKKDHWYDENLMVSPINTNCEEFFKYTDDGQILATNNSKKQLAAETTIDKLALNIDKLKNLRAKSIEPILEIINTITEEERQDLILGFSETDSKGYYEEFCAAIIYLLKN, from the coding sequence GTGAAATATATCAAAAAAAGTGAGGAACCAGAAAGTTTTACCGTTTGGAAAAATCTAGCAAATGAGGATTGGCAACCGAGTTGGGACGACTTCAGGAAACCACAAAAAACCGATGTACATGATTCATTATTGCAAGAACAAGGTTTTATCTGTTGCTATTGTGGAAGACGTATTACCAAAGAAATTAGTCATATTGAACATCTAAAACCTAGATATCCTAATACTGAACTAGCGTTAGAATACACAAATATGCTGGCTTCATGTCAAAGAGAAAGAGAGCGTAAAGAACCTCTGCACTGTGGAAGCAAGAAAGATCATTGGTACGATGAGAATTTGATGGTTTCACCCATAAATACAAATTGTGAGGAGTTTTTCAAGTACACTGATGACGGTCAGATTTTGGCGACAAATAATTCAAAAAAGCAATTAGCTGCTGAAACAACAATTGATAAACTCGCACTCAATATTGACAAGCTGAAAAATTTACGTGCAAAATCTATTGAGCCAATCTTGGAAATTATTAATACGATTACAGAGGAAGAGAGGCAAGACTTAATTCTAGGCTTCAGTGAAACTGATTCTAAAGGATATTACGAAGAGTTTTGCGCTGCGATTATCTATTTACTAAAAAATTAG